The Skermanella pratensis genome has a window encoding:
- the puuE gene encoding allantoinase PuuE has translation MSTENGYPRDMIGYGARVPDAQWPNRARIAVQFVMNYEEGGENNILHGDAASEAFLSEIVGAQALQGVRHINMESIYEYGSRAGFWRLMRIFGERRLPLTVFGVAMAMARNPEAVAAMVEAGHEIATHGWRWIDYQHVSEDVERDHMRRAIEIQTELTGSRPLGWYLGRCSPNTRRLVVEDGGFVYDADSYADDLPYWDDSHGKPQLIVPYTLDANDMRFATSQGFNSGDQFFSYLKDSFDVLYAEGARTPKMMSIGLHCRLVGRPGRAAALARFLDYIQGHDRVWICRRIDIANHWREQHPYRPAARNR, from the coding sequence ATGTCCACCGAAAATGGCTATCCGCGCGACATGATCGGCTACGGCGCCCGGGTGCCGGATGCACAGTGGCCCAACCGCGCCCGCATCGCCGTCCAGTTCGTCATGAACTACGAGGAGGGCGGCGAGAACAATATCCTGCATGGCGACGCCGCGTCGGAAGCGTTCCTGTCGGAAATCGTGGGTGCCCAGGCTCTCCAGGGCGTCCGGCACATCAACATGGAATCGATCTACGAGTACGGCAGCCGTGCCGGCTTCTGGCGGCTGATGCGCATCTTCGGCGAGCGGCGCCTGCCCCTGACCGTGTTCGGCGTGGCCATGGCGATGGCGCGCAACCCCGAGGCGGTCGCCGCCATGGTCGAAGCGGGACATGAGATCGCGACCCATGGCTGGCGCTGGATCGATTACCAGCACGTCAGCGAGGACGTCGAACGCGACCACATGCGGCGCGCCATCGAAATCCAGACCGAACTGACCGGCAGCAGGCCGCTGGGCTGGTATCTGGGCCGCTGCAGCCCCAACACGAGGCGGCTGGTGGTCGAGGACGGCGGCTTCGTCTATGACGCGGACAGCTATGCCGACGACCTGCCCTACTGGGACGACAGCCACGGTAAGCCGCAGCTGATCGTGCCCTATACGCTGGACGCCAACGACATGCGCTTCGCCACGTCGCAGGGCTTCAATTCCGGCGACCAGTTTTTCAGCTACCTCAAGGACAGCTTCGACGTCCTTTATGCCGAGGGCGCCAGGACGCCGAAGATGATGTCCATCGGTCTGCATTGCCGACTGGTCGGACGTCCCGGCCGCGCCGCAGCCCTCGCCCGTTTCCTGGATTATATCCAGGGCCACGACCGTGTCTGGATCTGCCGCCGGATCGACATCGCGAACCATTGGCGCGAGCAGCATCCCTATCGTCCCGCAGCCCGGAACCGCTGA
- a CDS encoding ChaN family lipoprotein, with translation MAVAVLLSGCMVWPGGPAEAADDASACIPQGAWIEPADKAAGGAIAVPDLFHRASRAPVVLLGERHDSAEHHRWQLHTLAGLHAHRPELVIGMEMFPRRIQPALDRWIGGHTTEEEFLAESDWRTVWGYDSALYMPILQFARMNRIPVVALNVDRALTARVGREGWNSIPPSDREGVGDPARAPSAYTDNLAEIYSAHGREPAAGDVRDDPAFRRFQEAQLLWDRAMAEAIAEAHRRTAATVVGIVGAGHMERRHGIPHQLADLGIGDSMVLLPWSAGISCSELEAGLADAVFGVSDDPEEQGSWRPRLGVSLAPQDEGLRIESVVGNSVAETAGLKAGDIILDAAGTKTTEVGKFIDIVNRQAPGTWLPLNVRREGATREIVAKFPVF, from the coding sequence ATGGCTGTCGCCGTTCTGCTTTCCGGATGCATGGTGTGGCCGGGCGGACCGGCGGAGGCCGCCGACGACGCGTCGGCCTGCATTCCCCAGGGCGCCTGGATCGAACCGGCGGACAAAGCGGCAGGCGGCGCGATCGCCGTGCCCGATCTGTTCCACCGGGCATCCAGGGCGCCCGTGGTGCTGCTGGGCGAGCGGCACGACAGCGCAGAACATCACCGCTGGCAACTCCACACGCTGGCCGGGCTGCACGCCCATCGCCCGGAACTGGTGATCGGGATGGAAATGTTCCCGCGCAGGATCCAACCGGCGCTCGACCGATGGATTGGCGGCCACACGACCGAGGAGGAGTTCCTGGCCGAGAGCGACTGGCGTACCGTCTGGGGTTACGACAGCGCGCTCTACATGCCCATTCTCCAGTTCGCCCGCATGAACCGCATCCCGGTGGTCGCCTTGAACGTGGATCGCGCCCTGACGGCGCGCGTCGGACGCGAAGGCTGGAACAGCATCCCGCCGTCCGACCGCGAAGGCGTCGGCGACCCCGCCCGGGCGCCCTCAGCGTATACCGACAATTTGGCGGAGATCTACTCGGCCCACGGACGCGAACCCGCGGCAGGCGACGTGAGGGACGACCCCGCCTTCCGTCGGTTCCAGGAAGCCCAACTCCTGTGGGACCGCGCCATGGCGGAAGCGATCGCCGAGGCCCATCGCCGCACCGCCGCGACCGTGGTCGGTATCGTCGGCGCGGGCCACATGGAGCGCCGGCACGGCATCCCCCACCAGCTTGCCGATCTCGGCATCGGCGACAGCATGGTCCTGCTGCCCTGGAGCGCGGGCATCTCCTGCTCCGAGTTGGAGGCCGGCTTGGCAGACGCGGTGTTCGGCGTCTCCGACGACCCGGAGGAACAGGGATCCTGGCGCCCGCGCCTGGGCGTGAGCCTCGCGCCCCAGGATGAGGGCCTGCGAATCGAGTCGGTGGTCGGCAACAGCGTAGCCGAGACGGCCGGGCTGAAGGCGGGCGACATCATCCTGGATGCCGCCGGCACGAAGACCACCGAAGTCGGTAAGTTCATCGACATCGTAAACCGTCAGGCGCCGGGGACATGGCTGCCGCTGAACGTGCGCCGGGAAGGAGCGACTCGGGAGATCGTCGCCAAGTTCCCGGTCTTCTGA
- a CDS encoding PQQ-dependent catabolism-associated CXXCW motif protein: MIACTDETDLPAQVRLRRDDRAVELSSGGGTGPGMAADTRPGSDVPLPDGYRLDHYRAPVPSHVPGAATVSLEEAEALHKAGTVLFIDVMKVPRAAFPGVSGKWLVAKPHVAIAGSTWLPEVGEGRPDPVVENYFRRNLERLTKGDAATGLLFYCVTDCWMSWNAAKRALSWGYRRVYWFRDGIDVWQQFDLPTEIVDPVPLDAG, encoded by the coding sequence ATGATTGCCTGCACCGATGAAACGGACTTGCCGGCCCAGGTGCGCCTTCGCCGCGACGATCGCGCTGTCGAGTTATCTTCTGGCGGCGGTACCGGCCCCGGGATGGCCGCTGACACACGGCCCGGATCGGATGTGCCTCTGCCGGACGGATATCGCCTGGACCACTACCGGGCTCCCGTCCCCTCCCACGTGCCCGGCGCCGCGACAGTCTCTCTCGAAGAGGCCGAGGCGCTCCACAAGGCCGGTACCGTACTGTTCATCGACGTCATGAAGGTTCCCCGCGCGGCGTTTCCCGGTGTATCCGGCAAATGGCTGGTGGCGAAGCCCCATGTGGCGATCGCCGGCAGCACTTGGCTTCCTGAAGTGGGGGAAGGCCGGCCGGACCCCGTCGTCGAGAACTATTTCCGCCGGAATCTCGAGCGGCTGACGAAGGGCGACGCGGCGACCGGCCTGCTGTTCTATTGCGTGACCGACTGCTGGATGTCCTGGAACGCCGCCAAGCGCGCGCTTTCCTGGGGCTATAGGCGGGTGTACTGGTTCCGCGACGGAATCGACGTGTGGCAGCAGTTCGACCTGCCGACCGAAATCGTCGATCCGGTGCCCCTGGACGCGGGTTGA
- a CDS encoding ABC transporter ATP-binding protein: MSISFARTPRPDSLSGSAPDAAPDLLVEIDSKTFPAVGDAPAHEAVRAFRLAARRGEFVAMVGPSGCGKTTTLNIVAGLDRDFRGRVRLPTAAGRDRPVLGYVFQNPRLLPWRTVHQNLALVLDPGPGHDPDAEARIAALLDAMDLTRVRDQYPGRLSVGMARRAALARAFVVQPDLLLMDEPFVSLDELTAQRLRLLLLDVWSARPTTVLFVTHNLREAIQLADRLVLLSPPPTRVLADLPIDLPRADRGNEAVVEAYRAELLGRGGPAFQLLG; the protein is encoded by the coding sequence ATGTCGATTTCCTTCGCCCGGACTCCCCGCCCCGACTCCCTGTCCGGTTCCGCGCCGGACGCTGCACCGGACCTGCTGGTCGAGATCGACAGCAAAACGTTCCCGGCGGTCGGCGATGCGCCTGCCCATGAGGCTGTGCGTGCGTTCCGGCTGGCAGCGCGGCGCGGCGAGTTCGTCGCGATGGTCGGTCCGTCCGGCTGCGGCAAGACGACGACGCTGAACATCGTCGCCGGCCTCGACCGCGACTTCCGCGGCCGCGTGAGGCTGCCGACCGCAGCCGGCCGGGACCGCCCGGTTCTCGGCTATGTCTTCCAGAACCCGCGCCTGCTGCCGTGGCGCACCGTGCATCAGAATCTCGCGCTGGTGCTGGACCCCGGTCCCGGTCATGACCCCGACGCCGAGGCCAGGATCGCGGCCCTGCTCGACGCCATGGACCTGACCCGCGTCCGGGACCAGTATCCAGGGCGCCTTTCGGTCGGAATGGCCCGGAGGGCGGCGCTCGCCCGCGCCTTCGTCGTTCAGCCGGACCTGCTGCTGATGGACGAACCCTTCGTGTCGCTGGACGAGTTGACGGCCCAGCGGCTGCGGTTGCTGCTGCTCGACGTCTGGAGTGCCCGGCCGACCACGGTCCTGTTCGTTACCCACAATCTGCGCGAGGCGATCCAGCTGGCTGACCGGCTCGTGCTGCTCTCGCCTCCTCCCACGCGGGTGCTTGCCGACCTGCCCATCGACCTGCCGCGCGCCGACCGGGGCAACGAGGCGGTCGTCGAGGCTTATCGCGCCGAACTGCTGGGGCGCGGGGGACCGGCGTTCCAGCTGCTGGGGTGA
- a CDS encoding SDR family NAD(P)-dependent oxidoreductase, with amino-acid sequence MPETPAPEKHTVILTGASRGIGHATVQRFSDEGWRVITCSRETIPEDCKADPNWTHHIAADLGDPDSRAEFVKEANRVLGGGPLHALVNNAGVSPKTPIKERLGCLNGDLNAWRSVFELNFFAPLVLARGFAASLAKGKGAIVNITSIAGHAVHPFAGSAYSTSKAALSGLTREMAVEFADLGVRVNAVAPGEIETAMLSPETDILIPRIPLHRLGQPSDVASAVFYLSSSASSYVTGTEIFVTGGQHLY; translated from the coding sequence ATGCCAGAGACGCCCGCACCCGAGAAACACACCGTCATCCTGACCGGCGCCAGCCGGGGGATCGGCCACGCCACCGTCCAGCGCTTCAGCGACGAGGGGTGGCGCGTGATCACCTGCTCGCGGGAGACGATCCCGGAGGATTGCAAAGCCGATCCCAACTGGACCCACCATATCGCCGCTGACCTGGGCGACCCGGACAGCCGGGCCGAATTCGTTAAGGAAGCGAACCGGGTGCTGGGCGGCGGGCCGCTCCACGCGCTGGTCAACAATGCCGGGGTGTCGCCCAAGACGCCGATCAAGGAGCGGCTCGGCTGCCTCAACGGCGACCTGAACGCCTGGCGCTCCGTCTTCGAACTGAACTTCTTCGCGCCGCTGGTCCTGGCCCGCGGGTTTGCCGCGTCTCTCGCCAAGGGCAAGGGCGCAATCGTCAACATCACCTCGATCGCCGGCCACGCGGTCCATCCCTTCGCCGGCTCCGCCTACAGCACGTCGAAGGCGGCGCTGTCCGGACTGACCCGAGAGATGGCGGTGGAGTTCGCCGACCTCGGCGTGCGGGTCAACGCGGTGGCACCGGGAGAGATCGAAACCGCGATGCTGTCGCCGGAAACCGACATCCTGATCCCGCGCATTCCGCTGCACCGGCTGGGGCAACCCTCGGACGTCGCGTCGGCGGTCTTCTATCTCAGCTCGTCCGCGTCCAGCTACGTGACTGGAACGGAGATTTTCGTGACCGGCGGACAGCATTTGTACTAA
- a CDS encoding hybrid sensor histidine kinase/response regulator, whose protein sequence is MDLLILTMAAFFALSVVGMRAVWLLSDHDRELARAESASRDLARLTEEYIGRVFETSDLIALEVVRYVRQKGGVDQVRNRLEPHRYLGDLARRIAGSQILVVDRKGTPTLLTTQFPAPSGDFTDRAWLRDHLAGAERHIGEALIGRFSGQILFTYSRTIRDNEGSLDGIAQVSMRPTFFEQVPLTSDLGAGVQLTVWNLDGGVIARTGMSPQEIGHNYRDHSAFWSLLAGQSGTFRTQSPFDGVERIFSFRRHASWPVIVSASVPVSSAMVPFRENLHQSIWQIALILCGLVALTALALRMSRREAVLREELMISNGVLASSGRRLEGQVEERTRELGAANDRMREEERRFRGIFNSMFQYIALLRPDGTVLEINRAALDFGGLGQDDVIGTPFWETPWWSPDGDAADKLRQAINRAAGGEFVRYEAEITGVDGRRVLIDFSLKGVTDEQGRTVLLVAEGRDISDLKAAQAKLHEAQKLELLGQLTGGVAHDFNNLLMVILSSLDLLRKRLPDDERLRQFADSATQAAERGTTLTQRLLAFARRQDLRPEVIDLRDLVGGMRDLVERSVGVGIRTVFDLPDGLPNVRVDANQLELALLNLVLNAKDAMHEGGVLTISLRHQPADRDDPGQPRAGFVCLTVADNGCGMDEKTSRSCIEPFFTTKQPGKGSGLGRSMVHGLAVQSGGWLRILTQVDMGTRISIGLPAAGAVMPIKPLLSDPGNEASAPPSCRVLLVEDDVLVGMGAEAVLQDMGHTVTLAHDGSHALEILDSAGPFDLIITDYAMPGMTGLDLIETLRSRYPHLPIVLASGYADLPTGGIPAGVARLCKPYRPPDLVAVLTGLLGSGGPTNVIRFQRDPRAQ, encoded by the coding sequence ATGGACTTGCTGATCCTGACCATGGCGGCATTCTTCGCACTCAGCGTGGTCGGCATGCGGGCGGTGTGGCTGCTGTCGGATCACGACCGCGAACTCGCGAGGGCCGAATCGGCGAGCCGCGATCTCGCCCGCTTGACCGAGGAGTATATCGGCCGGGTCTTCGAGACCAGCGACCTGATCGCTTTGGAGGTCGTCCGTTACGTCCGGCAGAAAGGCGGCGTCGATCAGGTCCGGAACCGGTTGGAGCCGCACCGTTACCTGGGCGATCTGGCGCGCCGGATCGCAGGGTCGCAGATCCTAGTGGTCGACCGCAAGGGCACTCCCACGCTGCTGACCACGCAATTCCCTGCGCCTTCCGGCGATTTTACCGATCGCGCCTGGCTCAGGGATCATCTCGCCGGGGCCGAGCGCCACATCGGCGAGGCCCTGATCGGCCGGTTCTCCGGACAGATCCTGTTCACCTATTCCCGCACGATCCGGGATAACGAAGGGTCCCTCGACGGAATCGCCCAGGTATCGATGCGGCCGACTTTCTTCGAGCAGGTTCCGCTGACAAGCGATCTGGGGGCGGGCGTCCAGCTGACGGTCTGGAACCTTGACGGCGGCGTCATCGCCCGGACGGGCATGTCGCCCCAGGAGATCGGCCACAACTACAGGGACCACTCGGCTTTCTGGTCGCTGCTCGCCGGGCAATCCGGTACTTTCCGCACGCAGTCGCCCTTCGACGGGGTGGAGCGGATCTTCTCTTTCCGGCGGCACGCCTCCTGGCCGGTCATCGTCAGCGCCAGTGTACCCGTCTCCAGCGCGATGGTCCCGTTCCGCGAGAACCTTCACCAGAGCATCTGGCAAATCGCCTTGATCCTCTGCGGGCTTGTGGCGCTGACGGCGTTGGCGTTGCGGATGAGCCGGCGGGAGGCCGTTCTTCGCGAGGAGCTTATGATCTCCAACGGCGTCCTGGCGTCGTCGGGGCGAAGGCTGGAGGGGCAGGTCGAGGAACGCACTCGGGAACTCGGTGCCGCCAACGACAGGATGCGGGAGGAGGAAAGACGCTTCCGCGGGATCTTCAACTCCATGTTCCAGTACATTGCCCTGCTCAGGCCCGACGGGACCGTCCTTGAGATCAACCGGGCGGCGCTGGATTTCGGCGGGCTGGGCCAGGACGACGTGATCGGAACGCCGTTCTGGGAAACCCCCTGGTGGAGCCCGGACGGCGACGCTGCGGACAAGCTGCGGCAGGCGATCAACCGGGCGGCGGGCGGCGAGTTCGTGCGCTATGAGGCCGAGATAACCGGGGTGGACGGCCGCCGGGTCCTGATCGACTTCTCGTTGAAGGGCGTCACCGACGAGCAGGGCAGAACCGTCCTGCTGGTGGCCGAGGGGCGCGACATTTCAGACCTCAAGGCGGCGCAGGCGAAGCTTCACGAGGCGCAGAAGCTGGAACTGCTGGGGCAGCTGACCGGCGGCGTCGCACACGACTTCAACAACCTGCTGATGGTGATCCTGAGCAGCCTGGACCTGCTGCGGAAACGCCTGCCCGACGACGAGCGGCTGCGGCAGTTCGCCGACAGCGCGACCCAGGCCGCCGAGCGCGGCACCACGTTGACCCAGCGCCTGCTGGCCTTCGCCCGCCGCCAGGACCTGCGGCCCGAGGTGATCGACCTGCGCGACCTTGTCGGAGGCATGAGGGACCTGGTGGAGCGGTCGGTCGGGGTAGGCATCCGTACGGTCTTCGACCTGCCCGACGGCCTGCCGAATGTTCGGGTCGACGCCAATCAACTGGAACTGGCGTTGCTCAACCTCGTGCTGAACGCGAAGGACGCGATGCACGAGGGCGGCGTCCTGACCATTTCGCTGCGCCACCAGCCGGCCGACCGCGACGATCCCGGCCAGCCGCGGGCCGGCTTCGTCTGCCTGACCGTGGCCGACAACGGTTGCGGCATGGACGAGAAGACATCGCGGTCGTGCATAGAACCTTTCTTCACGACGAAGCAACCGGGCAAGGGTTCGGGCCTCGGTCGGTCCATGGTCCATGGGCTGGCGGTGCAGTCGGGCGGCTGGCTGCGCATCCTGACCCAGGTCGACATGGGAACTCGGATCTCGATCGGCCTCCCGGCGGCGGGGGCCGTGATGCCGATCAAGCCTCTGCTTTCCGATCCCGGGAACGAGGCGTCGGCTCCGCCGTCGTGCCGCGTCCTGCTGGTGGAGGACGACGTTCTGGTCGGCATGGGGGCCGAGGCGGTGCTTCAGGACATGGGGCATACCGTAACGCTGGCCCATGACGGCAGCCACGCGCTGGAGATCCTGGACAGCGCCGGCCCGTTCGATCTGATCATTACCGACTACGCGATGCCCGGCATGACCGGATTGGACCTGATCGAGACGCTGCGAAGCCGGTACCCGCACCTCCCGATCGTTCTGGCTTCCGGCTATGCCGACCTGCCGACCGGCGGAATTCCCGCCGGCGTCGCGAGGCTGTGCAAACCCTATCGGCCGCCGGACCTCGTCGCCGTATTGACCGGCCTTCTCGGCTCCGGCGGCCCGACCAACGTCATTCGCTTCCAGCGCGACCCGCGCGCCCAGTGA
- a CDS encoding universal stress protein, with protein sequence MKSILIPVEESELLGSVLETALLVARRFGSHMEGLHVRPDFAGIIAATGMGAPYVVEDFRKEDWESIQRSRLEFEQFLNRNDIPLDGGAGSGQPWATFRVEAPPGDDFIGQHARLFDLTVLGQPSRGATPPRMSTLEAALFDGGRAILVAPPMAPRRLGHNVMIAWNASTETARTVGLARSFLEQAERVFVLSVEGGLVAGPSAEEAARYLTRAGIPAQAMHVPQNRGVGETILEHAKALEVDLLIKGAYTQSRLRQMIFGGATSHILAMANMPVLLAH encoded by the coding sequence ATGAAGAGCATTCTCATTCCGGTCGAGGAAAGCGAACTGCTGGGGTCGGTGCTGGAGACGGCCCTGCTGGTGGCGCGGCGCTTCGGCAGCCACATGGAAGGTCTGCACGTCCGTCCGGATTTCGCCGGGATCATCGCGGCGACCGGCATGGGCGCGCCCTACGTGGTGGAGGACTTCCGCAAGGAGGACTGGGAGAGCATCCAGCGCTCCCGGCTGGAATTCGAACAGTTCCTGAACCGCAACGACATCCCGCTGGACGGCGGCGCCGGCAGCGGCCAGCCCTGGGCCACCTTCAGGGTCGAAGCTCCGCCGGGCGACGACTTCATAGGGCAGCATGCGCGACTGTTCGACCTGACAGTGCTGGGCCAGCCGTCCCGGGGCGCCACCCCGCCCCGCATGAGCACCCTGGAGGCGGCGCTGTTCGACGGCGGCAGGGCGATCCTGGTGGCGCCGCCGATGGCCCCGCGCCGCCTCGGCCACAACGTGATGATCGCCTGGAACGCGAGCACGGAGACGGCACGCACGGTCGGCCTTGCCCGCAGCTTCCTGGAGCAGGCGGAGCGCGTGTTCGTTCTGTCCGTGGAGGGCGGGCTGGTCGCCGGCCCGAGCGCCGAGGAGGCCGCCCGCTATCTGACCCGGGCCGGCATTCCGGCCCAGGCGATGCACGTCCCGCAGAACCGCGGCGTCGGCGAGACGATCCTGGAGCATGCCAAGGCGCTGGAGGTCGATCTGCTGATCAAGGGAGCCTATACCCAGAGCCGCCTGCGCCAGATGATCTTCGGCGGCGCCACCAGCCATATCCTGGCGATGGCCAACATGCCGGTGCTTCTCGCCCACTGA
- a CDS encoding ferritin-like domain-containing protein: MNDVAEFLAYAIKLEEDAAARFSDLAESMKTYGNREVAEFFGKMAHFSRLHLAEARKRAGFHKLPDMKPEDFLWPGDESPEATSMEGSHYLMNAEYALALALDSEERGYAFYQNVATTTKDPEIRMMAEEFAEEEAEHVAELKKWVTRFKAA; encoded by the coding sequence ATGAACGATGTAGCAGAATTTCTCGCCTATGCGATCAAGCTGGAGGAGGATGCCGCGGCGCGGTTCTCCGATCTGGCCGAATCGATGAAAACCTACGGCAACCGGGAAGTGGCCGAATTTTTCGGCAAGATGGCCCATTTCTCGCGACTCCATCTGGCGGAAGCCCGCAAGCGCGCCGGGTTCCACAAGCTGCCGGACATGAAGCCGGAAGACTTCCTCTGGCCGGGCGACGAGAGCCCGGAGGCCACGTCCATGGAAGGTTCGCATTATCTGATGAACGCGGAATATGCGCTTGCCCTCGCTCTCGACAGCGAGGAGCGCGGCTACGCCTTTTACCAGAACGTCGCCACCACCACCAAGGACCCGGAAATTCGCATGATGGCGGAGGAGTTCGCGGAGGAAGAGGCGGAGCACGTTGCCGAGTTGAAGAAGTGGGTGACGCGGTTCAAGGCCGCCTGA
- a CDS encoding LemA family protein has protein sequence MDVALIVTTLCVVYIASIYNRLQHLLHVVQERKANVEAGALGRTELLERLSDGSGRAPEHHQMLAQLAGAEQDLLARRESCNADIRAYNAYRAQIPQILLSRIAGFRRIDFLAPDRTLSAGRPRTEDGASATVTPMRR, from the coding sequence ATGGATGTAGCGCTGATCGTTACGACGCTTTGCGTGGTTTACATCGCGTCAATCTACAATCGTCTGCAGCACCTGCTGCATGTCGTGCAGGAGCGGAAAGCCAACGTCGAAGCCGGAGCGCTCGGGCGAACCGAACTGCTGGAGAGATTATCGGACGGCTCGGGGCGGGCGCCGGAACATCATCAGATGCTGGCACAACTCGCCGGGGCGGAGCAGGATCTGCTGGCCCGCCGGGAGAGCTGCAATGCCGACATCAGGGCGTACAACGCTTATCGTGCCCAGATCCCCCAGATCCTGCTGAGCCGCATCGCCGGTTTCCGCCGGATCGACTTCCTGGCTCCGGACCGCACCCTCTCCGCCGGGCGGCCACGCACCGAGGACGGGGCTTCGGCCACCGTCACCCCGATGAGGCGCTAG